One window from the genome of Portunus trituberculatus isolate SZX2019 unplaced genomic scaffold, ASM1759143v1 PGA_scaffold_282__1_contigs__length_53319, whole genome shotgun sequence encodes:
- the LOC123500460 gene encoding uncharacterized protein LOC123500460 — MLAAYPSIEREGKHKWSQYAKALSQSIRTERFRRKRKSLPVTQEQQLPPKRFTMGKHTVTDASSALPEEEFEKHVLEIQKVWNTSACSSSHVDMLLRESYCNRRQWLPYLPNGKLAPILEKFPCFQESRVKKLC, encoded by the exons ATGTTAGCTGCTTACCCTAGTatcgagagggaagggaaacataaatgg AGCCAGTATGCGAAAGCACTCAGTCAAAGTATACGCACAGAGCGTTTTAGACGTAAAAGAAAAAGCCTTCCTGTAACTCAAGAACAACAGCTGCCCCCTAAAAGATTCACCATGGGGAAGCACACAGTTACAGACGCCAGCAGTGCTCTTCCAGAAGAAGAGTTTGAAAAGCATGTTCTTGAAATCCAGAAGGTTTGGAATACTTCAGCATGCAGTAGCTCACATGTAGATATGCTGCTTAGGGAATCCTACTGCAACAGAAGACAATGGTTGCCATATCTACCAAATGGAaaattggcaccaatactggaGAAATTCCCATGTTTTCAAGAGTCAAGAGTAAAGAAATTATGTTAA